AGACTCTCGGAGAGACTAAAATTACATGTAGCAAGGGTCCGTCGACATACGCTATACCGCTTGTAGTATGCGTACCATATCGATCCCGCCATCTTTCGCCTCTCGCGTTGTACACTTCCAACAATACTTCCAAAGCTCCCCTAGCGCCGGGTCCCGCACACGCTGAACCGCTGAACGTTGGACGCGTCTATCGTTGGACCACCAGCACAGCGGTACAGTATCGCAAGCAGGATAAAGGGCTGCATCCGCCTGTGCTGTTGGATGGGGTCAGGAGTGGAGATTTCGCCAGGCGCAGAGCACCAACAACCAGTCGCCACCGCCGGAGAGCATGTTGATGAATATGCATCTGCACACTCTTCCGCACCAGATACGACGCCGCCTGCCCGCTCCACTTCTACATCCACGAAACGCGTGACCGATGCACCCCCGTTCTGGTCGAGCAATGCGCGCCACTCTCGCAGCATAAGCACCGCGAGCTACCACTCACTGAACCAGACCAGGCCGCCCGCCATTGTCTTGGAGGATCACTCCGATGACGGCCACCTCCAAGCTCAGTCATGCTGGGCCAGAGCTGTGAGCATAGATGAATACGTCGTCGTCTCGGGACCCACTGGCATTGGCGCATATGTCGTGTGGCACTGTACGGTGAGCACGCTAAAGGGTGGCGATTTAAGCATTCGGAAAAGGTCACTACCTATCCA
Above is a genomic segment from Fulvia fulva chromosome 3, complete sequence containing:
- a CDS encoding PX domain-containing protein: MGSGVEISPGAEHQQPVATAGEHVDEYASAHSSAPDTTPPARSTSTSTKRVTDAPPFWSSNARHSRSISTASYHSLNQTRPPAIVLEDHSDDGHLQAQSCWARAVSIDEYVVVSGPTGIGAYVVWHCTVSTLKGGDLSIRKRYSEFDRLREDLVRAFRHAEAMIPELPRKSVVSRFRPKFLDQRRDGLSHFLNCVLLNPEFASSPILKDFIFY